In Porites lutea chromosome 7, jaPorLute2.1, whole genome shotgun sequence, a single window of DNA contains:
- the LOC140944667 gene encoding uncharacterized protein, producing the protein MYPLLAGHRVSSGVQVDQDVIDAFKKIKSKKSHAYVVMKIEDKKKIVVEKKGSKLPPNCSQTRNEEIFNEMKNSLGEEPRYIVFDFCFTRSNQTVSQPKLTFISWCKDDCCGQDKLIHASSKQALKAELSGLNTPEFQCSELSELSFSEITKDLQKRDRV; encoded by the exons ATGTATCCTCTGCTCGCAGGGCATAGAGTG TCATCTGGAGTGCAAGTCGACCAAGATGTCATCGATGCCTTTAAGAAAATCAAGTCGAAAAAGTCGCACGCATACGTGGTGATGAAAATCGAAGACAAAAAGAAGATTGTTGTCGAGAAGAAAGGATCCAAACTGCCCCCGAATTGCTCTCAGACACGGAATGAGGAAATTTTTAACGAGATGAAAAACTCCTTGGGCGAGGAACCGCGCTATATAGTTTTTGACTTCTGTTTCACTCGGTCAAACCAGACCGTTTCACAGCCGAAGCTAACGTTTATCAGCTG GTGTAAAGATGATTGCTGTGGTCAAGATAAGTTGATTCACGCCAGTTCAAAGCAAGCGTTGAAAGCTGAGTTAAGCGGGCTCAACACTCCTGAATTCCAATGTTCAGAACTCTCAGAGTTGTCGTTTTCAGAGATAACCAAAGATTTGCAGAAGCGGGACAGGGTGTGA
- the LOC140943424 gene encoding kelch repeat and BTB domain-containing protein 2-like, which produces MENLFEQQDREKLLELDFCDSWGIRFKGSESSALSLLNKLRLEGEGGFCDVTLEVEGRQLATHRCVLAASSQFFYTMFHSGMKESNQTLLKLHSVSFDSMSLILDYFYTREIVINYDNALELLNTASFLLVTPVKKACIQILNNQLSIENCFSILQVAEQFGASELAKRASNYIKENFFSAVNNEEFVSISRKSLIDFISSDEIQVEREEEVYQAVLKWVKYDEENRVSDLPELLIHLRRKSLPKGFLKSEMSKEPILGAFSSLLESSKRKIKTKWTKKKREKQTGADDKPEAERTRTSTELHNVMIGIRSALYGSRKAFCYDLDKEETFVLSDYPNMHVDPELAVTGRSLYIIGGSKLFNGAPTRLSALCLDEVKNQRKPSFSIFSMDPEWETKAPCKVSRIKASLAQLNGLLYYIGGWLEDGSCCNTVECYNPEMDEWVYCASLNTSRSRSGCVTGNGHIYIIGGGTAHISENSDFLSSVERYDPGKDTWSFVASMNQARLLPRSVCLNGKIYVIGGRTSSTNGITSTPTCEVYSPNTDEWHFIASLPYLDTGCNDVIVVKNQIIVPLMPDVTFDFSHDAVKYNVRTNTWRKVEHFGPSSKLASFTLCTTKLPAMILQRLPKALFLDDVFGEDSENDMEDDSYRSDSDDSLSFFGWRAVHGFMDWAYGFSGDEAYW; this is translated from the exons ATGGAAAATCTTTTCGAACAGCAAGACAGAGAGAAACTTTTAGAGCTTGATTTTTGTGATTCATGGGGAATTAGGTTCAAGGGAAGTGAAAGCAGCGCACTTTCTCTTCTAAACAAGCTGAGACTCGAGGGAGAAGGGGGTTTTTGCGACGTGACCCTGGAAGTAGAAGGAAGACAATTGGCGACTCATCGATGTGTTTTGGCGGCAAGCAGCCAATTTTTTTATACCATGTTTCACAGTGGTATGAAAGAATCAAATCAAACACTCCTTAAGTTGCATTCGGTTAGTTTTGACTCCATGTCGCTCATTCTTGATTATTTTTACACGCGAGAGATTGTTATAAACTACGACAACGCGTTGGAGTTGCTCAACACTGCAAGCTTTCTTCTTGTTACTCCAGTGAAAAAGGCGTGCATTCAGATTCTCAACAATCAGCTTAGTATTGAAAATTGTTTCAGTATCCTTCAAGTAGCCGAGCAGTTTGGCGCAAGTGAACTTGCGAAAAGGGCAAGCAACTATATAAAAGAGAACTTCTTCTCTGCGGTGAACAACGAAGAATTTGTTTCCATTTCAAGAAAGAGTCTGATTGACTTTATATCCAGTGATGAAATTCAAGTGGAAAGGGAGGAAGAGGTCTACCAAGCTGTACTGAAGTGGGTGAAGTATGATGAAGAAAATCGTGTCTCAGATTTACCTGAATTACTAATCCATCTCAGAAGGAAGTCGTTGCCTAAAGGATTCCTGAAATCGGAGATGTCGAAAGAGCCAATACTTGGTGCCTTCTCCAGTCTGTTAGAATCTTCCAAGAGGAAgatcaaaacaaaatggacaaAGAAGAAACGTGAAAAGCAAACAGGGGCAGATGACAAACCAGAAGCTGAGAGGACAAGAACGTCTACAGAATTGCATAATGTCATGATTGGGATTAGATCTGCACTGTATGGTTCCCGCAAAGCATTCTGTTATGATTTGGACAAGGAAGAAACATTTGTTTTATCAGATTACCCCAATATGCATGTTGATCCAGAACTGGCAGTTACTGGACGGTCTCTGTACATAATAGGTGGGAGTAAACTTTTCAATGGTGCTCCCACAAGATTAAGTGCTCTGTGTCTTGATGAGGTGAAGAATCAGAGGAAGCCTTCATTTAGCATCTTCAGTATGGACCCAGAATGGGAGACTAAAGCACCTTGTAAAGTTAGCAGAATAAAAGCTTCCCTGGCACAACTTAATGGGCTGCTGTATTACATAGGTGGATGGCTTGAAGATGGCAGTTGCTGTAACACAGTGGAGTGTTACAATCCAGAAATGGATGAGTGGGTGTACTGTGCCAGCTTAAACACTTCCAGATCTAGGTCAGGCTGCGTGACAGGGAATGGTCACATTTACATCATTGGTGGTGGAACTGCTCATATATCAGAGAATTCAGATTTTCTTTCAAGTGTTGAGAG GTATGATCCAGGAAAGGATACATGGTCATTTGTTGCCAGTATGAATCAAGCAAGGCTACTGCCAAGGTCTGTATGCTTGAATGGCAAGATCTATGTGATTGGGGGACGTACATCCAGTACAAATGGTATAACCTCAACCCCTACGTGTGAAGTGTATTCTCCTAATACTGACGAGTGGCATTTTATTGCAAGTCTCCCTTACCTTGATACTGGATGCAATGACGTTATTGTAGTAAAGAACCAGATCATAGTGCCTTTGATGCCTGATGTAACTTTTGATTTCTCCCACGATGCTGTAAAGTACAATGTGCGGACTAATACTTGGCGAAAGGTGGAGCATTTTGGTCCAAGCAGCAAGCTGGCATCTTTTACTCTCTGTACCACTAAGCTGCCTGCAATGATCCTGCAAAGACTGCCCAAAGCACTGTTTTTGGACGATGTTTTTGGAGAAGATAGTGAAAATGATATGGAAGATGATTCTTACAGAAGTGACAGTGATGACAGTTTAAGTTTCTTTGGATGGCGTGCAGTGCATGGGTTTATGGATTGGGCTTATGGCTTCAGTGGTGATGAAGCCTACTGGTAA